The genomic interval TCGTGTTAGGTGATCTGAAAACTATCGACTTTTTTGCAAGGACGCAAGGACTTTTATACCACTTGCTTTTAATACAACGGGTTTAGCGAATACTTACTTGATAAAATGATAACTCATTGAAAAATAGTGATTATTCAACGGGCCATTTTGTTAACAACCAGCCCTCTAAAATGAAGCAGCGGACTCATAATCCGTTGGCCCCAGGTTCAAATCCTGGTGGGCCCATATTTTTACAAAAGCAGAAAATAACGCTTATTTTTTCGACTGATAAACTTGCTGAAATTGATTTAAAAAATCAAATAAATACTTATTGATCACAGCATAATCATGCTGCTTTATGATGTCTGCACCTTGAATATAATCCGACTCTGCGTCTAAATCTTGTGCGCAACACTGAAGCATAGCCTCAATAGATTCGCGCGTGAACTCAAAATGACACTGAAAAGCATAAGCGTTAGGCGCATAACGAATAATTTGTCGTGGACAACCGGCGCTCTTGGCCAGCACTTTCGCATCCACTGTTAAACCCGGCATATCACCATGCCAATGCCCAACCGGAAATTGTTTTGGGAACTGTGAAAAAATAGGGTCATCGGCAGCATCGGCTGTTAGGCTGATATCAAATACACCCATTTCACGATGCGGACTATGTTCAAATCGCGCACCGAGCGCCTCACCCATCAACTGCGCACCAAGACAAACACCCAACACCAATTTACCAG from Gammaproteobacteria bacterium CG11_big_fil_rev_8_21_14_0_20_46_22 carries:
- a CDS encoding GMP synthase (Catalyzes the transfer of the ammonia group from glutamine to a new carbon-nitrogen group) produces the protein MKLHIIIHEYFESPGAIEKWANDQHHEISYTRLDEGDTLPTKCSDFDFLIILGGPQSPATTRDECVHFDSQKEQALIKAAIDAGKLVLGVCLGAQLMGEALGARFEHSPHREMGVFDISLTADAADDPIFSQFPKQFPVGHWHGDMPGLTVDAKVLAKSAGCPRQIIRYAPNAYAFQCHFEFTRESIEAMLQCCAQDLDAESDYIQGADIIKQHDYAVINKYLFDFLNQFQQVYQSKK